The Betta splendens chromosome 2, fBetSpl5.4, whole genome shotgun sequence nucleotide sequence atTGCCGTCATTGATTCGTAAGGTAGATCActgctcggatgatttaaccgaCAGAATCAGTAGGGGcactgttgagcggttgttgttcagacgggaggatcaaagtgtttgattttgattatattagcaagcataacttagcaactagctagctgtattgtgttagctaactgtaacctgaaacCCCCACAAGTTATCTAACCCTAACCTTAACCACAATAGTAtccaaagctgctgaacgtagcaacttagctagctgctagctgttagcaaGTAGGTAGAGTAGGTTTTTTTATGTAATCATGCTAATTTGTACtaatttattttgttactttatCGGCTTCACTGTCGTCCTCTTGCCTTTTCTTTAACAGGTTGGGATCCACCTGCTTCCTCGAACAACCATGGAAGTACAGAAAACGGTATTGTTAGACCTTTTTCCAACTTCTAACCAGTTTTTCTATAACAATATAACAATTAATGTGTAAGCGTGGTacagccccactaagtctacaggtacaaatctggatacgcacacacagataggTTTACGTACGCATAAATCTAgcctgaccctaatttgactccatattcTGAGTTTTCATGACTATGTTTTGTCCTTCTATTTGGAATGACCGCTTCCTGTCTCACTTTTCTGTGTTGGCTAGAATATCAAATTACAAATAAGATCAACAAGCAACACAACATAGTAAACATATATCATAATTCCTGGACTATAAGATTCTACTTTTTTTCCCACTACATTAAACCCTGCATTTGCAACGGTGCggctaatttgtggatttttacCAACTTACGAGCTTCATGCTGCCGAACACggccaagatgtttacattagatCCGACTGAAGGCTGTTGAATCTTGCGTGTTGTTTGCCTGTAGTCATTGGTATGCATTAGCGTTGAGACTTTTCAGTGGGCTCTTACTGCCAGTGTTCCGTTACAGCTCTTCCCGgctcttcctctttcctcttctctactactactattacctACTACTGCCACTATAGTAGATTtacagtagtaatagtagtagtataaTAAGAAGCAACAAAGTTTCTCAGAGACCTTTCAATCTTTTGGTGTTGAAGTTTTCTGGTGCGATCGTGAgcttaatttttcttttgtatatGTTTCACCttagaaacaaagaggaagacgaTACTCAAGACAGTATCTTTGTCAGCAATGTGACCGTACCTTCACCACATCATCAGCGCTAAAGAATCATCAGAAGCTTCACTCTAGAGAGAAACTATacagctgtgaccagtgtggcaaAACATTTACTGCAAGAAGTAACCTAAAAAGTCATCAGCAAGTTCATGCAGGAGAAAGACCATACACCTGCACCGAATGTGGAGCAGCATTTAGAAGGTCAAGTACGTTGACAATCCACAatcgtgttcacactggagagaaaccatactcatgtgaacaatgtggaaaagcattctcttgCAGAAGTCATTTACAGAGTCACCAACTTgctcacactggagagaaaccatactcatgtgaacagtgtggaaaagcattcggTCACAGACCTGATTTAATGagacacaaacttgttcacacgggagagaagccttatatttgtgaacaatgtggaaaagcattctctcagcGCAGTCATTTACTGATTCACCGACGTGTTCACACCGGAGAGAAGCCTCAtatttgtgaacaatgtggaaaagcattctctcaacgCAGTCAATTACTGATTCACCAACGTGCTCACAcgggagagaaaccttactcatgtgaacagtgtggaaaagcattctctcaccGCAATAGCTTAATGATACACAGACgttttcacactggagagaagcctcattcgtgtgaacagtgtggtaaAGCATTTTCATGCAGCAGTCATTTACTGAGTCACCGACGTGTTCACACCGGAGAGAAGCCTCATatttgtgaacagtgtggaaaagcattctctcatgGCAGTAGCTTAGTGAAACACAAACGTTCTCACATGGGAGAGAacccttactcatgtgaacagtgtggaaaagcattcgcTCAACACAGAAGTTTACTGActcaccaacgtgttcacacggTAGAGAAGCCTCATATTTGTGaaaaatgtggaaaagcattctctcaacgCAGTCAATTACTGATTCACCAACGTTCTCACACAGAAGAGAagcctcactcatgtgaacagtgtggaaaagcattctctgaCAGCAGTCATTTACGGagacaccaacatgttcacaatAATGAGGATTCTCTCTAGTGTAAACAGTGTGGGAAAG carries:
- the LOC114851051 gene encoding zinc finger protein 239-like — its product is MEVQKTKQRGRRYSRQYLCQQCDRTFTTSSALKNHQKLHSREKLYSCDQCGKTFTARSNLKSHQQVHAGERPYTCTECGAAFRRSSTLTIHNRVHTGEKPYSCEQCGKAFSCRSHLQSHQLAHTGEKPYSCEQCGKAFGHRPDLMRHKLVHTGEKPYICEQCGKAFSQRSHLLIHRRVHTGEKPHICEQCGKAFSQRSQLLIHQRAHTGEKPYSCEQCGKAFSHRNSLMIHRRFHTGEKPHSCEQCGKAFSCSSHLLSHRRVHTGEKPHICEQCGKAFSHGSSLVKHKRSHMGENPYSCEQCGKAFAQHRSLLTHQRVHTVEKPHICEKCGKAFSQRSQLLIHQRSHTEEKPHSCEQCGKAFSDSSHLRRHQHVHNNEDSL